One part of the Paroedura picta isolate Pp20150507F chromosome 5, Ppicta_v3.0, whole genome shotgun sequence genome encodes these proteins:
- the ZC3HC1 gene encoding zinc finger C3HC-type protein 1 isoform X4 translates to MAAPSSAAAAPAPESEEGDSGGKAKSPAVTPQKIRELIDEGIAPEEAGPEGKDTSALSDTANGPSLTAEVPCETTSKEAFFSRVETFTSLKWAGKPHELSPLICARYGWTNIECDMLKCASCQAYLCASLQLAFDFQKYKERCSELRKALSTAHEKFCFWPDSPCPERFAVLRVDEPLALLSDFLEHFQSLCQLELQLPSLKPEDLKNMALSEEKISLLLHLMEEELDCKAEVGEKPTPKRPSDLLQVHVPACVLALCGWTSSPSSGSIPLPLISCCRCMRKVGLWGFHQVESAASEMDPPASLMATPPNPTDGRSDKVPSVPTSPRRMITRSQDTTFPLGCEQREKSPSPSISRMRSWDSSSSSERLDGEAASPTTRTRPVTRSMGQGEMSGLGTEVSSSPHRKAKRARLCSSSSSDSSARSFFNPVSQHRDWCPWVNEMETSGNSEDQADGTGRKADLGWQVVLKVLLSSKQTDRLVDMESESLVVKSRKVFRIFRQWEAASSSSL, encoded by the exons ATGGCGGCGCCCAGCTCGGCGGCTGCAGCGCCCGCACCGGAGAGCGAGGAGGGCGATTCGGGGGGCAAAGCCAAGTCCCCGGCCGTCACCCCGCAGAAGATCCGGGAGCTGATCGACGAGGGCATCGCGCCGGAGGAGGCCGGCCCGGAAGG GAAGGACACTTCTGCCTTATCTGACACTGCCAATGGACCCTCCCTGACTGCCGAGGTGCCTTGTGAGACCACCAGCAAAGAAGCCTTCTTCAGCAGAGTGGAAACATTCAC CTCTCTCAAATGGGCTGGGAAGCCCCACGAGCTGTCTCCCCTCATCTGCGCCCGGTACGGATGGACCAACATTGAGTGCGACATGCTGAAGTGCGCCAGCTGCCAGGCGTACCTCTGTGCCAGTCTGCAGCTGGCTTTCGACTTCCAGAAGT ACAAGGAGAGATGTTCAGAACTGAGAAAAGCTTTGTCAACTGCGCATGAGAAGTTCTGCTTTTGGCCAGACAGTCCCTGCCCAG AACGCTTTGCCGTCTTGCGGGTCGACGAACCCCTGGCTCTTCTCAGTGACTTCCTGGAGCACTTTCAGAGCCTGTGCCAGTTGGAGCTGCAGCTGCCCTCCCTGAAGCCCGAAGATCTGAAGAACATG gccttgtCCGAGGAGAAGATCAGCCTCCTGCTGCACCtgatggaggaggagctggactgCAAGGCAGAGGTGGGCGAGAAGCCCACCCCCAAGCGCCCTTCGGACCTCCTCCAGGTCCACGTGCCTGCCTGCGTCTTGGCTCTCTGCGGCTGGACTAGCAG CCCTTCCTCTggatccatccccctccccttgatctcctgctgccgctgcatgaggaaggtggggctgtggGGCTTCCACCAAGTGGAGTCCGCTGCATCCGAGATGGACCCCCCCGCCAGCCTGATGGccacccccccaaatcccaccgaTGGGCGATCAGACAAGGTCCCGTCAGTCCCCACCTCTCCACGCCGGATGATCACCCGAAGCCAGGATACAACCTTCCCTCTGGGCTGTGAACAG CGCGAGAAGAGCCCATCCCCCAGCATCAGCCGCATGCGGAGCTGGGACAGCTCGAGCTCCAGCGAACGCCTGGACGGAGAAGCGGCCAGCCCCACCACCCGGACCCGCCCCGTGACCCGCAGCATGGGGCAAGGAGAGATGAGCGGCCTGGGCACGGAGGTGTCATCCAGCCCCCATCGGAAGGCCAAGAGGGCTCGCCTGTGCTCTTCCAGCAGCTCG GATTCATCTGCACGGAGCTTCTTCAACCCTGTCTCCCAGCACCGTGACTGGTGTCCCTGGGTCAACGAGATGGAAACCTCTGGGAACAGTGAAGACCAAGCGGACGGGACGGGCAGGAAGGCGGATCTCGGCTGGCAAGTGGTCCTGAAGGTCCTTCTCTCTTCCAAGCAGACCGACCGGCTGGTGGATATGGAGTCTGAG AGCCTCGTGGTGAAATCCCGCAAGGTGTTCCGGATCTTCCGACAGTGGGAAGCGGCCTCTTCCTCCAGCCTTTGA
- the ZC3HC1 gene encoding zinc finger C3HC-type protein 1 isoform X1: MAAPSSAAAAPAPESEEGDSGGKAKSPAVTPQKIRELIDEGIAPEEAGPEGKDTSALSDTANGPSLTAEVPCETTSKEAFFSRVETFTSLKWAGKPHELSPLICARYGWTNIECDMLKCASCQAYLCASLQLAFDFQKYKERCSELRKALSTAHEKFCFWPDSPCPERFAVLRVDEPLALLSDFLEHFQSLCQLELQLPSLKPEDLKNMALSEEKISLLLHLMEEELDCKAEVGEKPTPKRPSDLLQVHVPACVLALCGWTSSPSSGSIPLPLISCCRCMRKVGLWGFHQVESAASEMDPPASLMATPPNPTDGRSDKVPSVPTSPRRMITRSQDTTFPLGCEQQREKSPSPSISRMRSWDSSSSSERLDGEAASPTTRTRPVTRSMGQGEMSGLGTEVSSSPHRKAKRARLCSSSSSDSSARSFFNPVSQHRDWCPWVNEMETSGNSEDQADGTGRKADLGWQVVLKVLLSSKQTDRLVDMESEVESPTENRISAGYLSEVSAQGSWRFFFLLLLEKIIMLGKVEGSRKRRANSL, translated from the exons ATGGCGGCGCCCAGCTCGGCGGCTGCAGCGCCCGCACCGGAGAGCGAGGAGGGCGATTCGGGGGGCAAAGCCAAGTCCCCGGCCGTCACCCCGCAGAAGATCCGGGAGCTGATCGACGAGGGCATCGCGCCGGAGGAGGCCGGCCCGGAAGG GAAGGACACTTCTGCCTTATCTGACACTGCCAATGGACCCTCCCTGACTGCCGAGGTGCCTTGTGAGACCACCAGCAAAGAAGCCTTCTTCAGCAGAGTGGAAACATTCAC CTCTCTCAAATGGGCTGGGAAGCCCCACGAGCTGTCTCCCCTCATCTGCGCCCGGTACGGATGGACCAACATTGAGTGCGACATGCTGAAGTGCGCCAGCTGCCAGGCGTACCTCTGTGCCAGTCTGCAGCTGGCTTTCGACTTCCAGAAGT ACAAGGAGAGATGTTCAGAACTGAGAAAAGCTTTGTCAACTGCGCATGAGAAGTTCTGCTTTTGGCCAGACAGTCCCTGCCCAG AACGCTTTGCCGTCTTGCGGGTCGACGAACCCCTGGCTCTTCTCAGTGACTTCCTGGAGCACTTTCAGAGCCTGTGCCAGTTGGAGCTGCAGCTGCCCTCCCTGAAGCCCGAAGATCTGAAGAACATG gccttgtCCGAGGAGAAGATCAGCCTCCTGCTGCACCtgatggaggaggagctggactgCAAGGCAGAGGTGGGCGAGAAGCCCACCCCCAAGCGCCCTTCGGACCTCCTCCAGGTCCACGTGCCTGCCTGCGTCTTGGCTCTCTGCGGCTGGACTAGCAG CCCTTCCTCTggatccatccccctccccttgatctcctgctgccgctgcatgaggaaggtggggctgtggGGCTTCCACCAAGTGGAGTCCGCTGCATCCGAGATGGACCCCCCCGCCAGCCTGATGGccacccccccaaatcccaccgaTGGGCGATCAGACAAGGTCCCGTCAGTCCCCACCTCTCCACGCCGGATGATCACCCGAAGCCAGGATACAACCTTCCCTCTGGGCTGTGAACAG CAGCGCGAGAAGAGCCCATCCCCCAGCATCAGCCGCATGCGGAGCTGGGACAGCTCGAGCTCCAGCGAACGCCTGGACGGAGAAGCGGCCAGCCCCACCACCCGGACCCGCCCCGTGACCCGCAGCATGGGGCAAGGAGAGATGAGCGGCCTGGGCACGGAGGTGTCATCCAGCCCCCATCGGAAGGCCAAGAGGGCTCGCCTGTGCTCTTCCAGCAGCTCG GATTCATCTGCACGGAGCTTCTTCAACCCTGTCTCCCAGCACCGTGACTGGTGTCCCTGGGTCAACGAGATGGAAACCTCTGGGAACAGTGAAGACCAAGCGGACGGGACGGGCAGGAAGGCGGATCTCGGCTGGCAAGTGGTCCTGAAGGTCCTTCTCTCTTCCAAGCAGACCGACCGGCTGGTGGATATGGAGTCTGAG gtggaaAGTCCCACAGAAAACAGAATTTCCGCTGGCTATCTTTCTGAGGTGtcggcccagggatcctggaggtttttttttttacttcttttggAGAAGATAATAATGCtcggaaaagttgaaggcagcaggaaaaga
- the ZC3HC1 gene encoding zinc finger C3HC-type protein 1 isoform X2 yields MAAPSSAAAAPAPESEEGDSGGKAKSPAVTPQKIRELIDEGIAPEEAGPEGKDTSALSDTANGPSLTAEVPCETTSKEAFFSRVETFTSLKWAGKPHELSPLICARYGWTNIECDMLKCASCQAYLCASLQLAFDFQKYKERCSELRKALSTAHEKFCFWPDSPCPERFAVLRVDEPLALLSDFLEHFQSLCQLELQLPSLKPEDLKNMALSEEKISLLLHLMEEELDCKAEVGEKPTPKRPSDLLQVHVPACVLALCGWTSSPSSGSIPLPLISCCRCMRKVGLWGFHQVESAASEMDPPASLMATPPNPTDGRSDKVPSVPTSPRRMITRSQDTTFPLGCEQREKSPSPSISRMRSWDSSSSSERLDGEAASPTTRTRPVTRSMGQGEMSGLGTEVSSSPHRKAKRARLCSSSSSDSSARSFFNPVSQHRDWCPWVNEMETSGNSEDQADGTGRKADLGWQVVLKVLLSSKQTDRLVDMESEVESPTENRISAGYLSEVSAQGSWRFFFLLLLEKIIMLGKVEGSRKRRANSL; encoded by the exons ATGGCGGCGCCCAGCTCGGCGGCTGCAGCGCCCGCACCGGAGAGCGAGGAGGGCGATTCGGGGGGCAAAGCCAAGTCCCCGGCCGTCACCCCGCAGAAGATCCGGGAGCTGATCGACGAGGGCATCGCGCCGGAGGAGGCCGGCCCGGAAGG GAAGGACACTTCTGCCTTATCTGACACTGCCAATGGACCCTCCCTGACTGCCGAGGTGCCTTGTGAGACCACCAGCAAAGAAGCCTTCTTCAGCAGAGTGGAAACATTCAC CTCTCTCAAATGGGCTGGGAAGCCCCACGAGCTGTCTCCCCTCATCTGCGCCCGGTACGGATGGACCAACATTGAGTGCGACATGCTGAAGTGCGCCAGCTGCCAGGCGTACCTCTGTGCCAGTCTGCAGCTGGCTTTCGACTTCCAGAAGT ACAAGGAGAGATGTTCAGAACTGAGAAAAGCTTTGTCAACTGCGCATGAGAAGTTCTGCTTTTGGCCAGACAGTCCCTGCCCAG AACGCTTTGCCGTCTTGCGGGTCGACGAACCCCTGGCTCTTCTCAGTGACTTCCTGGAGCACTTTCAGAGCCTGTGCCAGTTGGAGCTGCAGCTGCCCTCCCTGAAGCCCGAAGATCTGAAGAACATG gccttgtCCGAGGAGAAGATCAGCCTCCTGCTGCACCtgatggaggaggagctggactgCAAGGCAGAGGTGGGCGAGAAGCCCACCCCCAAGCGCCCTTCGGACCTCCTCCAGGTCCACGTGCCTGCCTGCGTCTTGGCTCTCTGCGGCTGGACTAGCAG CCCTTCCTCTggatccatccccctccccttgatctcctgctgccgctgcatgaggaaggtggggctgtggGGCTTCCACCAAGTGGAGTCCGCTGCATCCGAGATGGACCCCCCCGCCAGCCTGATGGccacccccccaaatcccaccgaTGGGCGATCAGACAAGGTCCCGTCAGTCCCCACCTCTCCACGCCGGATGATCACCCGAAGCCAGGATACAACCTTCCCTCTGGGCTGTGAACAG CGCGAGAAGAGCCCATCCCCCAGCATCAGCCGCATGCGGAGCTGGGACAGCTCGAGCTCCAGCGAACGCCTGGACGGAGAAGCGGCCAGCCCCACCACCCGGACCCGCCCCGTGACCCGCAGCATGGGGCAAGGAGAGATGAGCGGCCTGGGCACGGAGGTGTCATCCAGCCCCCATCGGAAGGCCAAGAGGGCTCGCCTGTGCTCTTCCAGCAGCTCG GATTCATCTGCACGGAGCTTCTTCAACCCTGTCTCCCAGCACCGTGACTGGTGTCCCTGGGTCAACGAGATGGAAACCTCTGGGAACAGTGAAGACCAAGCGGACGGGACGGGCAGGAAGGCGGATCTCGGCTGGCAAGTGGTCCTGAAGGTCCTTCTCTCTTCCAAGCAGACCGACCGGCTGGTGGATATGGAGTCTGAG gtggaaAGTCCCACAGAAAACAGAATTTCCGCTGGCTATCTTTCTGAGGTGtcggcccagggatcctggaggtttttttttttacttcttttggAGAAGATAATAATGCtcggaaaagttgaaggcagcaggaaaaga
- the ZC3HC1 gene encoding zinc finger C3HC-type protein 1 isoform X3: protein MAAPSSAAAAPAPESEEGDSGGKAKSPAVTPQKIRELIDEGIAPEEAGPEGKDTSALSDTANGPSLTAEVPCETTSKEAFFSRVETFTSLKWAGKPHELSPLICARYGWTNIECDMLKCASCQAYLCASLQLAFDFQKYKERCSELRKALSTAHEKFCFWPDSPCPERFAVLRVDEPLALLSDFLEHFQSLCQLELQLPSLKPEDLKNMALSEEKISLLLHLMEEELDCKAEVGEKPTPKRPSDLLQVHVPACVLALCGWTSSPSSGSIPLPLISCCRCMRKVGLWGFHQVESAASEMDPPASLMATPPNPTDGRSDKVPSVPTSPRRMITRSQDTTFPLGCEQQREKSPSPSISRMRSWDSSSSSERLDGEAASPTTRTRPVTRSMGQGEMSGLGTEVSSSPHRKAKRARLCSSSSSDSSARSFFNPVSQHRDWCPWVNEMETSGNSEDQADGTGRKADLGWQVVLKVLLSSKQTDRLVDMESESLVVKSRKVFRIFRQWEAASSSSL, encoded by the exons ATGGCGGCGCCCAGCTCGGCGGCTGCAGCGCCCGCACCGGAGAGCGAGGAGGGCGATTCGGGGGGCAAAGCCAAGTCCCCGGCCGTCACCCCGCAGAAGATCCGGGAGCTGATCGACGAGGGCATCGCGCCGGAGGAGGCCGGCCCGGAAGG GAAGGACACTTCTGCCTTATCTGACACTGCCAATGGACCCTCCCTGACTGCCGAGGTGCCTTGTGAGACCACCAGCAAAGAAGCCTTCTTCAGCAGAGTGGAAACATTCAC CTCTCTCAAATGGGCTGGGAAGCCCCACGAGCTGTCTCCCCTCATCTGCGCCCGGTACGGATGGACCAACATTGAGTGCGACATGCTGAAGTGCGCCAGCTGCCAGGCGTACCTCTGTGCCAGTCTGCAGCTGGCTTTCGACTTCCAGAAGT ACAAGGAGAGATGTTCAGAACTGAGAAAAGCTTTGTCAACTGCGCATGAGAAGTTCTGCTTTTGGCCAGACAGTCCCTGCCCAG AACGCTTTGCCGTCTTGCGGGTCGACGAACCCCTGGCTCTTCTCAGTGACTTCCTGGAGCACTTTCAGAGCCTGTGCCAGTTGGAGCTGCAGCTGCCCTCCCTGAAGCCCGAAGATCTGAAGAACATG gccttgtCCGAGGAGAAGATCAGCCTCCTGCTGCACCtgatggaggaggagctggactgCAAGGCAGAGGTGGGCGAGAAGCCCACCCCCAAGCGCCCTTCGGACCTCCTCCAGGTCCACGTGCCTGCCTGCGTCTTGGCTCTCTGCGGCTGGACTAGCAG CCCTTCCTCTggatccatccccctccccttgatctcctgctgccgctgcatgaggaaggtggggctgtggGGCTTCCACCAAGTGGAGTCCGCTGCATCCGAGATGGACCCCCCCGCCAGCCTGATGGccacccccccaaatcccaccgaTGGGCGATCAGACAAGGTCCCGTCAGTCCCCACCTCTCCACGCCGGATGATCACCCGAAGCCAGGATACAACCTTCCCTCTGGGCTGTGAACAG CAGCGCGAGAAGAGCCCATCCCCCAGCATCAGCCGCATGCGGAGCTGGGACAGCTCGAGCTCCAGCGAACGCCTGGACGGAGAAGCGGCCAGCCCCACCACCCGGACCCGCCCCGTGACCCGCAGCATGGGGCAAGGAGAGATGAGCGGCCTGGGCACGGAGGTGTCATCCAGCCCCCATCGGAAGGCCAAGAGGGCTCGCCTGTGCTCTTCCAGCAGCTCG GATTCATCTGCACGGAGCTTCTTCAACCCTGTCTCCCAGCACCGTGACTGGTGTCCCTGGGTCAACGAGATGGAAACCTCTGGGAACAGTGAAGACCAAGCGGACGGGACGGGCAGGAAGGCGGATCTCGGCTGGCAAGTGGTCCTGAAGGTCCTTCTCTCTTCCAAGCAGACCGACCGGCTGGTGGATATGGAGTCTGAG AGCCTCGTGGTGAAATCCCGCAAGGTGTTCCGGATCTTCCGACAGTGGGAAGCGGCCTCTTCCTCCAGCCTTTGA